The following coding sequences lie in one Gemmatimonadota bacterium genomic window:
- a CDS encoding SdrD B-like domain-containing protein: MKVDSNARPGRRCLLPWWTGLIALVLGIVAASPAGLSAQVDLVLNLTDSPDPVAAGGVITYSTTVNNDGLTTATGVQFTLDVPANATYEGFTGAGISCSGMTVGALGPGTVTCSLPDLPNAATAALTVQVGSTASGSVIIQAQTSANEADAQPANNSVTETTTVTAGANVALSMTGPATGSSGSTINHSLTLSNAGPDAASALEVQFPVPSGLLSVGSLPAGCSLGGSTITCTVSGPIASGGFTVIGPFSWQISAGAGSTITASASVQVSGSAPFGTPQDPDASDNTAVFNTTVTAGSDVRVTVSRSPSSGSYFVGGALSLVLTAAYTGDSPSGLSLVDLVPGQYTIDTGSFNLSQNGWTCSVAGQQVTCTRPAGGAAGANQSLGSISIPVIVATAGVAVTNSATISAASPTDPDLSNNSDDDGGATLLDPAADLSVTKSAPSPALVVQGVPFNFALSARNNGPSVFSGTLIITDQVPAGLTVNSYTLNGWSCAPAAPVTGPANIDCQRTYTSGSPLASGSTTPTFTLNATATVTGGITNSATLSTSGASVPDNNAANNTTSATVTSSTVGASADLTVAKVVDLATVPAGEVLTYTLEVVNLGPTAAGSVTLTDNLTTLINNAVGATGAGYVGHTITENAAGPGGVTCSTASTGSTSRRLTCTIPTLPVCTAGVDCPTIDVAIRPGGNGGSRTNTGSVVSSATADPVTGNNSGSVTSTVDPRADVTISKTATPDPSPSGQEVVFVVTALNNGPSQAANVTVTDDLPLDMVFVSASPSAGSCSVTPTANSVTAPGNRQVVCNLGSINNGAQRTLTIRAKPTNVTRGTTLTNNASVSTTTTEPTVPGSTNNTATANVTVNNPSLDILVNNSDTVDPVAIGDATAYTVVVTNVGPSDAENVVINNTLPPGGLSYQSVTFPAGSCATTPIVGAIGGTVVCSIARLSAGGSATLTIGMQGEVKGVYTNNVSVATDETGLGFEDGSNNTSDENTTVRTRADVQVVSVVATPNPVAVRRPFNWAVQVRNNAGAGLSEADNVTVTDNLPSGLELTGAPTAAVVSGTTTANTCTGLAGGTSFTCDLGTVSSGAVVDITVPVRSLSVPPGGTATNSASVTTSSLDVVPANNSNNGVVTIQGSTLTGVVFRDFDADGVQDGFDTGIAGVTMTLAGTAFDASPVSRTTSTNGSGVYTFSDLPEGTYTIQRGAVSEPHLVVGQQTAGNRGGSAATLGQISAIALGEIDSGSGYLFAYVPQARVGVAKRVASGPTVAADSSYTAELRLVVENPSLEDLALVSVTDPLAGAAPALGSFVAGGAAATLAAGQYTVQTAPAFVGACVGGTANAGFDGDGTQQVATIATLSVGATCELSFTVRFHPVVPLPVGGYENQAAVSAVGALSGQTPSDLSQDGSDPDPDANGDPTDNDVPTPLTPTLVADVTTVVTLSGSGNAGTTVTGTVLFTNNGPFTAAAVTYTLTLAANLSGVSFSNLPGGAAAVYNAVSGQVTFTGMPGSLTASQIASGDGSTPIGFTYEQSASGTSQANSVIATSTSQGANTAPDSDADILAGVGSAAIGAAKNGGLSGNTVTYDVTLENLSFSTANSVSVPDDLDSVFGAGNYTVVQAPTLTTAPATGSLTVNAAYTGSGGNVDLIDQTTPLSNTMVVGDIAVIRFRVLIINVTDQGHGLGVYHNQVTTTALAPGAVGPYTDVSVDGSDPDANSNGTASDDASPTIVALGADATIGVAKAGSLAGDTVTYDFKLRNTGNAVADSIQLTDDLDATFGAGNFQVLGPPLLVLSPLAGSLTLAGGFTGVAPNHNLLATSPPATNTLPPGDSATVRVRVQVTNVTDRGFGLGTFHNSASTRARGPGAAGPYLDTSVDGTDVDPNSNGDPTDDTSPTIVSVPADATVGVAKSAQVSALSVIFQVRLENTGNAVASAVSVTDDLDLVFGAGNYTLNSAPVFVADPGTLTLNAGYTGSGAATELIDQTVPGANILAPGTAAVIQFGVTLSNVVDMGSGWGVYANQAHTSALGPAGTGPFTDDSQNGGSVDPDGDGDPTNNSVPTPVVIQPSDLVVTKSGPATAQVGDTITYVIAVTNAGPGTAVQVQIQDVLPSGVTFVGATGGASLSGVTITWPVVTQMTAGAVETREVRVATPAVGTWENVARASSPTLDPTPSNNNGTAAASRSTVVVEERGADLVVTKTGPATALAGDTVTYVVTTRNDGPADADAVVVSDSLPAGAVFVAASRGGALSAGQVRWPALTRLTAGASVVDSLRVVLPSEGTWLDIASATSANPDPDPTNNDGSTPVQRVTTVTQRVDVSLEKRLLSATLAVGGTAQYELIVSNVGSVPTQGPVTVVDTLPAALSFQSATGLGWTCADAGQVVTCSTPGPLPPGESSMVSVSALVIGASGESVVNTATVSTLGDTGGAGNNTGATLPAEIQPLGELRLEKRVSSPEAEIGDLVTYELTLRNVGAGPVTEVVLSDRLPTGFSLVAGSVVVDGTSVTDPVGTPGPLLELPLGDLPAGSTVRISYRVRVGVGAELGDGINRAVGSGSNGLAASNEAVAAVGLRKGVFTDEGLILGRVWVDPCDCVPTGAFEEPVGETVGVPGVRVYLQDGTSALTDREGRYSFDGLPPRHWLVRVDERTLPAGMRLSPLTTRHLASGSSKLVDLTRGEMARADFGDPAADSALVLDVMARAALGPVPDLVVPSAMANRAGTSMRGAPGPWSAAAMRSPHTSNLAPRPSLVGGVRPVEGDRSSGRTQALFAPLFRRPGSTSGMALDASANAHGTSDAAAGMRSGDGRLGVLLMGFVEGRIDWRSLADGELLTPGVRDRFQDALEEVSTQNAEGTLTAGARAAAFATGEVGDGYQVTLRVDTEKDRGRRFFNDIRPDELYDVFGDASPRLFEAQSKGRVFGALGRGDSYVLYGDFNTASYDPASQLGRYARTLSGALQQYSSDRMSLRTFASRDRFQQVVDELPALGISGPYALSRADGLLNSERVELVTRDRTQPGVILDVVPLQRFTDYTIEPFSGRLIFKRPIPSVDERLNPISIRVTYESETGGARYWVYGAEGQLSPSERLSLGGSAVRSDDPSGRFDLASAHATLGLGEGTWLSAEVARSDSAGAQNGVAWRAELVHRSERAELRAFVLEADSLFQNVSAGVAQGRTEMGLTGRTLLSENVALFAEAVRSEDARTDGVLTGGRVALARKLSERWSVEVGFRHASEDRAATAETASVVPNDVNAVGLRLEGAWSERGTLYAEMEQDVQDTDARRVAVGGDLRVAERARLYAQHELISSLAGPYSLNAIQERNRTVFGVSADYREGQSVFSEYRVGDRLNGREAHAAIGLRNQWSVKDGVRLSTSFERVRPVSTSVTGPALAVTGALEWATSPLWKGAVRGELRATETSDQVLGTLGFARRLTENSTALVQSALTKVLDGGAFYERTRLGLAYRGDGRSSWNLLARYEHRTDDDPFAAGGPLDHRAHVFSSHVNVRPADRLTVRGEWAAKRATDIVGPAESELTAQLLAARATWDLTSNLDMGAIGRTLSDEARRQFGLGAELGVKVSDGLRLSVGYNWFGFRDDDLGLDQYTDKGLFVDLSWRFDEATLGLSGTERRVGERARTEGTQEQDRCRCTPPTAPEVREEAPAPAVPQREPRAAAPAPVPEETPEADTTQVVRTLVVPNVVHFAFDRAELDAASRRVLDEVVAVLEAEPLVTVALYGHTDVRGSDDYNAALGQRRARAVREYLVAQGIAPARLREISRGEGENYRLATEEVGHALNRRVELLFFMPDGLQIEVRRQEGDLKVRGRP; encoded by the coding sequence ATGAAGGTGGATTCGAACGCCCGCCCGGGCCGGCGCTGTCTGTTGCCCTGGTGGACCGGTCTGATCGCTCTGGTTCTGGGGATCGTTGCCGCCTCCCCGGCAGGGCTTTCCGCGCAGGTCGACCTCGTTCTCAACCTGACGGACAGCCCCGACCCGGTCGCTGCGGGTGGGGTCATCACGTACTCCACCACGGTAAACAATGACGGGCTGACCACGGCTACGGGTGTGCAATTCACCCTGGACGTGCCCGCCAACGCCACCTACGAGGGATTCACCGGGGCGGGAATCAGCTGCTCGGGAATGACGGTCGGCGCACTGGGCCCCGGGACGGTGACCTGCTCCCTGCCCGACCTGCCCAATGCGGCGACGGCGGCGCTGACGGTTCAGGTTGGGTCTACAGCGTCGGGGTCCGTCATCATCCAGGCGCAGACCAGCGCCAACGAGGCCGACGCTCAGCCCGCCAACAACTCGGTCACGGAGACCACCACCGTGACCGCGGGTGCCAATGTCGCACTCTCCATGACCGGTCCGGCCACGGGGAGCTCCGGCTCGACCATCAACCACTCGCTGACCCTCTCCAACGCCGGACCGGACGCGGCCAGCGCGCTCGAGGTCCAGTTTCCAGTACCGTCTGGCCTCCTGTCGGTCGGCTCGCTACCCGCTGGCTGTTCGCTCGGGGGCAGCACCATCACCTGCACCGTGTCCGGGCCCATCGCCTCCGGAGGGTTCACGGTGATCGGCCCCTTCTCTTGGCAGATCAGTGCGGGTGCGGGGAGCACCATTACCGCGTCGGCGTCCGTGCAGGTGAGCGGCAGCGCGCCCTTCGGGACGCCCCAGGATCCCGACGCGTCGGACAACACCGCGGTCTTCAATACCACCGTGACGGCGGGCAGCGATGTTCGGGTCACGGTCTCCCGCAGCCCCTCTTCGGGATCCTACTTCGTCGGCGGCGCCCTGAGTCTGGTGTTGACCGCAGCCTACACGGGCGACAGCCCCAGCGGGCTTTCCCTGGTGGATCTGGTGCCGGGTCAGTACACGATCGACACGGGGTCCTTCAACCTTTCGCAGAACGGCTGGACCTGCTCGGTGGCGGGCCAACAGGTGACCTGCACCAGGCCGGCCGGCGGAGCCGCCGGGGCGAACCAGTCCCTGGGATCCATCAGCATTCCGGTGATCGTCGCCACGGCCGGCGTAGCGGTGACGAACTCGGCGACCATCTCGGCGGCCTCGCCGACCGATCCCGACCTGAGCAACAACTCCGACGACGACGGCGGAGCCACTCTTCTCGATCCGGCTGCCGACCTCTCCGTCACCAAGAGCGCTCCCAGCCCGGCTCTGGTGGTGCAGGGCGTCCCATTCAACTTCGCCCTCAGCGCTCGCAACAACGGGCCCAGCGTCTTCTCGGGGACGCTGATCATCACCGATCAGGTGCCGGCCGGCCTCACTGTCAATAGCTACACGTTGAACGGGTGGTCCTGCGCACCGGCGGCCCCGGTGACGGGCCCCGCCAACATCGACTGTCAGCGGACCTACACATCGGGCTCACCCCTGGCATCGGGCAGCACCACACCCACGTTCACGTTGAATGCGACCGCCACCGTCACGGGTGGCATCACGAACAGCGCCACGCTCAGCACCAGCGGCGCCAGCGTTCCGGACAACAACGCAGCCAACAACACCACCAGCGCCACCGTCACGTCGTCCACGGTGGGTGCCTCCGCCGACCTCACTGTGGCCAAGGTCGTGGACCTGGCCACCGTGCCGGCAGGCGAGGTGCTCACCTACACGCTGGAGGTCGTCAATCTGGGGCCGACCGCGGCGGGGAGCGTCACGCTCACCGACAATCTCACCACCCTGATCAACAACGCGGTGGGCGCGACCGGTGCCGGATATGTCGGTCATACGATCACCGAGAACGCTGCTGGGCCGGGCGGAGTCACGTGCTCCACGGCCTCGACGGGAAGTACCAGTCGGCGCTTGACGTGCACCATCCCGACCCTGCCCGTCTGCACGGCCGGTGTGGACTGCCCGACCATCGACGTCGCGATCCGGCCGGGTGGAAATGGTGGAAGCCGCACCAACACGGGAAGCGTGGTCTCTTCTGCAACGGCTGACCCCGTGACCGGGAACAACAGCGGCAGCGTGACCAGCACCGTGGATCCCCGTGCCGACGTCACGATCAGCAAGACCGCCACGCCCGACCCCAGTCCATCAGGGCAGGAAGTCGTCTTCGTGGTGACCGCCCTGAACAACGGCCCCAGTCAGGCGGCCAATGTCACCGTCACCGACGACTTGCCCTTGGACATGGTGTTCGTGTCCGCGTCGCCTTCCGCCGGAAGCTGCAGCGTGACGCCGACCGCGAACAGCGTGACGGCGCCCGGAAACCGGCAGGTCGTCTGTAACCTCGGAAGCATCAACAACGGCGCGCAACGTACGCTCACCATCCGGGCCAAGCCCACCAATGTCACGCGCGGCACCACGCTCACGAACAACGCATCGGTGAGCACCACAACGACGGAGCCCACGGTTCCGGGTTCGACCAACAACACCGCCACCGCCAACGTGACGGTCAACAATCCTTCGCTGGACATCCTCGTCAACAACTCGGACACCGTGGACCCGGTGGCCATCGGGGACGCGACCGCCTACACAGTAGTGGTCACCAACGTCGGGCCGTCGGACGCCGAGAACGTCGTCATCAACAACACGCTGCCTCCCGGTGGGTTGAGCTACCAGTCGGTGACCTTCCCAGCAGGCTCCTGCGCCACCACCCCGATCGTGGGTGCGATCGGTGGCACGGTCGTGTGTTCCATTGCGCGCTTGAGCGCCGGAGGATCGGCCACCCTCACCATCGGCATGCAGGGCGAGGTCAAGGGCGTCTACACCAACAACGTGTCGGTGGCGACCGACGAGACCGGACTTGGGTTCGAAGACGGATCGAACAACACGTCGGACGAGAACACCACGGTGCGCACGCGCGCCGACGTGCAGGTCGTGAGTGTGGTCGCCACCCCGAATCCAGTGGCTGTGCGGCGACCGTTCAACTGGGCGGTTCAGGTCAGGAACAACGCGGGCGCCGGCTTGTCGGAGGCGGACAACGTCACGGTCACGGACAACCTGCCGTCCGGGTTGGAGCTCACCGGCGCGCCCACGGCGGCCGTGGTCTCCGGTACCACGACCGCCAACACCTGCACCGGCCTGGCTGGAGGAACGAGCTTCACCTGCGATCTCGGCACGGTGAGCAGCGGTGCCGTGGTAGACATCACCGTCCCCGTTCGAAGCCTCAGCGTGCCGCCCGGCGGAACCGCGACGAACAGCGCGTCGGTGACCACGTCGTCGCTGGATGTGGTGCCCGCCAACAACAGCAACAACGGGGTCGTGACCATCCAGGGCTCCACGCTCACAGGGGTGGTGTTCAGGGACTTCGATGCGGACGGGGTCCAGGACGGGTTCGACACCGGCATCGCCGGGGTCACCATGACGCTGGCAGGCACGGCCTTCGACGCCAGCCCCGTCTCTCGCACCACAAGCACCAATGGGAGCGGCGTCTACACGTTTTCTGATCTGCCCGAGGGGACCTACACGATCCAACGGGGCGCGGTGAGTGAGCCCCACCTGGTGGTGGGCCAGCAGACCGCCGGGAACCGGGGCGGCAGCGCCGCCACGCTGGGCCAGATCTCGGCGATTGCGCTCGGCGAGATCGACAGTGGGAGCGGGTACCTCTTCGCCTACGTTCCCCAGGCGCGCGTGGGCGTCGCCAAGCGGGTGGCCTCCGGACCCACGGTTGCCGCCGATTCGAGTTACACGGCCGAGCTCCGGCTGGTCGTGGAGAACCCGAGCCTCGAGGACCTGGCGCTGGTGAGCGTGACAGATCCGTTGGCTGGGGCGGCGCCGGCGCTGGGCAGCTTTGTGGCCGGTGGCGCGGCTGCGACGCTGGCAGCGGGGCAGTACACCGTGCAGACGGCTCCTGCTTTCGTCGGTGCCTGCGTCGGCGGGACCGCGAATGCCGGGTTCGACGGCGACGGGACCCAACAAGTCGCCACCATCGCCACGCTCTCGGTGGGCGCCACCTGTGAGCTTTCGTTTACGGTGCGCTTCCACCCCGTCGTGCCGCTGCCGGTGGGTGGCTATGAGAATCAGGCAGCGGTGTCGGCCGTGGGCGCCCTGTCCGGCCAGACGCCCTCCGACCTCTCGCAGGACGGAAGCGATCCGGACCCCGACGCCAACGGCGACCCGACGGACAACGACGTGCCGACGCCACTCACGCCCACACTGGTGGCAGACGTCACCACGGTGGTGACGTTGAGCGGAAGCGGGAACGCGGGCACCACGGTGACCGGCACCGTTCTGTTCACGAACAACGGGCCCTTCACCGCTGCGGCGGTCACCTACACGCTGACCCTGGCGGCCAACCTGTCCGGGGTGAGCTTCAGCAACCTCCCCGGTGGTGCGGCGGCTGTCTACAACGCGGTGTCTGGACAGGTCACGTTCACCGGCATGCCGGGCTCGCTGACCGCATCCCAGATCGCTTCGGGAGATGGTAGCACCCCGATCGGGTTCACCTACGAGCAGTCTGCTTCGGGTACCAGCCAGGCGAACAGCGTCATCGCCACCAGCACCAGCCAGGGAGCCAACACGGCGCCCGACTCCGACGCCGACATCCTGGCGGGCGTGGGAAGCGCGGCCATCGGCGCGGCCAAGAACGGGGGCCTGTCCGGCAATACCGTGACCTACGACGTCACGCTCGAGAATCTCTCGTTCTCGACGGCCAATTCCGTCTCCGTGCCCGACGACCTGGACTCGGTGTTCGGCGCCGGCAACTACACCGTCGTCCAGGCTCCGACGCTGACGACGGCGCCGGCCACCGGCTCGCTCACCGTCAACGCGGCCTACACCGGCTCGGGTGGGAACGTCGATCTCATCGACCAGACCACGCCGCTCTCCAACACCATGGTCGTGGGCGACATCGCGGTGATCCGCTTCCGCGTCCTGATCATCAACGTGACCGACCAGGGACATGGGCTGGGTGTCTACCACAACCAGGTGACCACGACCGCCTTGGCTCCGGGGGCGGTGGGTCCCTACACGGACGTGTCGGTGGACGGCTCAGACCCGGATGCGAACAGCAACGGTACAGCCTCCGACGACGCCTCGCCGACCATCGTAGCGCTCGGAGCGGACGCGACCATCGGCGTGGCCAAGGCCGGCTCGCTGGCGGGCGACACGGTCACCTACGACTTCAAGCTCCGAAACACCGGCAACGCCGTTGCCGACTCCATCCAGCTCACGGACGACCTGGACGCCACCTTCGGCGCCGGCAACTTCCAGGTGCTCGGCCCTCCCCTGCTGGTGCTTTCTCCCCTGGCGGGCTCCCTGACGCTGGCGGGTGGCTTCACGGGCGTCGCTCCGAACCACAATCTCCTGGCAACGTCGCCTCCGGCCACCAACACCTTGCCGCCCGGCGACAGCGCCACCGTGCGTGTGCGGGTGCAGGTCACCAACGTCACGGATCGCGGCTTCGGGCTCGGCACCTTCCACAACAGCGCCTCCACGCGTGCGCGGGGTCCGGGTGCGGCCGGCCCCTACCTCGACACCTCGGTGGACGGCACCGACGTCGACCCCAACAGCAATGGGGATCCGACCGACGATACCAGCCCCACGATCGTGAGCGTCCCTGCCGACGCCACCGTGGGCGTGGCCAAGAGCGCCCAGGTGTCGGCACTGAGCGTGATCTTCCAGGTGCGCCTGGAGAATACCGGTAACGCGGTGGCGAGCGCCGTCTCCGTCACCGACGACCTGGATCTCGTCTTCGGTGCCGGGAACTACACGTTGAACAGCGCGCCGGTCTTCGTAGCGGACCCCGGGACGCTGACGCTGAATGCCGGCTACACCGGGTCTGGGGCCGCCACCGAGCTCATCGACCAGACCGTGCCCGGTGCCAACATCCTGGCCCCCGGAACGGCGGCCGTGATCCAATTCGGTGTGACGCTCAGCAACGTCGTGGACATGGGAAGCGGGTGGGGCGTCTACGCCAACCAGGCACACACGTCGGCCCTGGGACCGGCGGGCACGGGTCCGTTCACGGACGACTCGCAGAACGGCGGCTCGGTCGACCCCGACGGGGACGGCGATCCCACCAACAACTCCGTGCCTACCCCCGTGGTGATCCAGCCGTCCGATCTGGTGGTCACCAAGAGCGGGCCCGCGACCGCTCAGGTCGGCGATACCATCACCTATGTGATCGCGGTCACCAACGCGGGACCGGGCACGGCGGTGCAGGTGCAGATCCAGGACGTGCTGCCCAGTGGGGTCACCTTCGTGGGTGCGACAGGGGGGGCGTCCCTGTCAGGGGTGACGATCACCTGGCCTGTTGTCACACAGATGACGGCGGGCGCGGTCGAGACGCGCGAAGTGCGCGTGGCCACTCCGGCGGTGGGGACCTGGGAGAACGTGGCGAGAGCCAGCTCGCCCACCCTCGATCCCACTCCGTCCAACAACAACGGAACCGCCGCGGCGAGTCGCTCCACCGTCGTGGTCGAGGAACGCGGCGCCGATCTGGTCGTCACCAAGACCGGGCCCGCCACGGCCTTGGCGGGAGACACGGTCACCTACGTCGTCACGACGCGCAACGATGGTCCCGCGGATGCCGATGCGGTGGTGGTCTCCGACTCGTTGCCCGCGGGCGCGGTCTTCGTCGCTGCGAGCCGCGGCGGCGCGCTGTCGGCGGGTCAGGTGCGGTGGCCCGCCCTGACGCGTTTGACCGCGGGCGCCAGTGTAGTGGATTCACTGCGCGTGGTGCTGCCCTCCGAAGGGACGTGGCTCGACATCGCGTCGGCGACCAGCGCCAACCCCGATCCCGATCCGACCAACAACGACGGCTCCACACCGGTGCAGCGTGTCACCACCGTGACCCAGCGGGTCGACGTGTCGCTCGAGAAGCGCCTGCTTTCGGCCACCCTCGCTGTGGGCGGTACGGCCCAGTACGAGCTGATCGTCTCCAACGTGGGTAGCGTGCCCACACAGGGTCCGGTCACCGTGGTCGATACGCTGCCTGCAGCGCTGAGCTTCCAGAGCGCCACCGGCCTGGGCTGGACCTGCGCTGACGCGGGTCAGGTCGTGACCTGCAGCACCCCGGGGCCGTTGCCTCCGGGCGAAAGCAGCATGGTCTCGGTCAGCGCGCTGGTGATCGGTGCATCCGGAGAGTCCGTGGTCAATACCGCCACGGTATCGACGCTGGGAGACACGGGAGGGGCGGGGAACAACACGGGGGCTACGCTGCCGGCCGAGATCCAGCCGCTGGGTGAGCTGCGCCTGGAGAAGCGTGTGTCGTCGCCGGAGGCCGAGATCGGCGATCTCGTCACCTACGAGCTCACGCTCCGCAACGTCGGCGCGGGGCCCGTGACGGAGGTGGTCCTGTCAGACCGGCTTCCCACAGGGTTCTCGCTGGTGGCTGGTTCGGTGGTGGTGGACGGCACCAGTGTCACCGATCCGGTGGGCACACCCGGTCCGCTACTCGAGCTTCCCCTGGGCGACCTACCTGCCGGCTCCACCGTCCGCATCTCCTACCGCGTGCGAGTGGGGGTGGGCGCCGAGCTGGGTGACGGCATCAACCGGGCGGTCGGCTCCGGCTCCAACGGCCTGGCCGCGAGCAACGAGGCCGTGGCTGCGGTGGGCTTGCGCAAAGGCGTCTTCACGGACGAGGGCTTGATCCTCGGCCGGGTCTGGGTGGATCCGTGTGACTGCGTCCCCACGGGCGCCTTCGAGGAGCCGGTCGGCGAGACCGTGGGCGTCCCGGGCGTGCGTGTCTATCTGCAGGACGGCACCTCTGCCCTTACGGACCGTGAGGGCCGCTACTCGTTCGACGGGCTGCCGCCGCGCCACTGGTTGGTGCGGGTGGACGAACGCACGCTCCCGGCGGGCATGCGTTTGAGCCCGCTCACCACGCGGCACCTGGCGTCGGGGTCCAGCAAGCTGGTGGATCTGACGCGGGGTGAGATGGCGCGCGCCGACTTCGGCGATCCTGCCGCTGACTCGGCCCTCGTCCTGGACGTGATGGCGCGGGCGGCCTTGGGGCCGGTCCCCGACCTGGTAGTGCCGAGTGCTATGGCCAACCGGGCGGGCACCTCGATGCGGGGAGCTCCCGGCCCCTGGTCGGCGGCGGCCATGCGTAGCCCGCACACCTCCAACCTGGCTCCCCGACCGTCGTTGGTGGGGGGCGTCCGTCCAGTGGAGGGGGACCGCTCGTCGGGCCGGACCCAAGCGTTGTTCGCGCCCCTCTTCCGGCGTCCGGGATCCACATCGGGGATGGCGTTGGATGCCTCGGCGAACGCCCACGGCACCAGCGACGCTGCCGCGGGGATGCGCTCCGGCGACGGACGGCTGGGCGTGCTCCTGATGGGTTTCGTGGAGGGGCGTATCGACTGGCGCTCTCTCGCGGATGGAGAGCTGCTGACGCCCGGCGTCCGCGACCGCTTCCAGGACGCGTTGGAGGAAGTGTCGACGCAAAACGCCGAAGGCACCCTCACCGCCGGGGCCCGGGCGGCCGCGTTCGCCACGGGCGAGGTGGGTGATGGCTACCAGGTTACGCTGCGCGTCGATACGGAGAAGGACCGCGGTCGCCGCTTCTTCAACGACATCCGACCGGATGAGTTGTACGACGTGTTCGGCGATGCGTCACCGCGGCTCTTCGAGGCGCAGTCCAAGGGCCGCGTCTTCGGCGCTCTGGGGCGAGGCGATTCCTACGTGCTGTATGGGGACTTCAATACCGCGTCCTACGACCCGGCGTCGCAGTTGGGCCGCTACGCGCGCACGTTGAGCGGCGCCTTGCAGCAGTACTCTTCCGACCGGATGTCACTGCGGACGTTCGCCAGTCGCGATCGTTTCCAGCAGGTGGTCGACGAGTTGCCGGCGCTGGGGATCAGCGGACCCTACGCCCTGAGTCGTGCGGACGGCCTGCTCAACTCCGAGCGGGTCGAGCTCGTCACCCGCGACCGCACGCAGCCCGGGGTGATCCTGGACGTGGTGCCGCTCCAGCGGTTCACGGACTACACCATCGAGCCGTTCAGCGGGCGATTGATCTTCAAACGCCCCATTCCCTCGGTGGACGAGCGCCTGAACCCGATCTCGATCCGGGTGACCTACGAGTCGGAGACCGGGGGTGCGCGCTACTGGGTGTATGGAGCCGAGGGCCAGTTGAGCCCTTCGGAGCGCCTGAGCTTGGGTGGGAGCGCCGTGCGCAGTGACGATCCGTCGGGCCGCTTCGACCTGGCTTCGGCCCATGCCACGCTCGGCCTCGGCGAAGGCACCTGGCTCTCTGCAGAGGTGGCCCGCAGCGACAGCGCGGGCGCGCAGAACGGGGTCGCCTGGCGGGCTGAGCTGGTCCATCGCTCCGAGCGGGCCGAGTTGAGGGCGTTCGTGCTCGAAGCCGACTCTCTGTTCCAGAACGTCAGCGCCGGTGTGGCGCAGGGTCGTACCGAGATGGGGTTGACCGGTCGAACCCTGCTCAGCGAGAACGTGGCGCTCTTTGCTGAGGCTGTGCGCTCGGAAGACGCGCGCACGGATGGAGTGCTCACCGGAGGTCGTGTGGCCTTGGCCCGCAAGCTCAGCGAGCGTTGGAGCGTGGAGGTGGGCTTCCGTCATGCGTCCGAGGACCGGGCTGCCACCGCCGAGACGGCCAGCGTGGTGCCCAACGACGTCAATGCCGTGGGCCTGCGCCTGGAAGGGGCCTGGAGCGAACGGGGGACCCTGTACGCCGAGATGGAGCAGGACGTCCAGGACACCGATGCCCGTCGCGTGGCCGTGGGTGGCGATTTGCGGGTGGCCGAGCGGGCGCGCCTGTACGCCCAACACGAGCTGATCTCCAGCCTGGCGGGGCCCTATTCGCTCAACGCGATCCAGGAGCGCAACCGCACGGTGTTCGGGGTCTCCGCGGACTACCGTGAAGGCCAGAGCGTGTTCTCGGAGTACCGGGTGGGCGATCGCCTCAACGGCCGTGAGGCGCACGCGGCGATCGGCCTGCGCAACCAGTGGAGCGTCAAGGACGGCGTCCGTCTCAGCACCAGCTTCGAACGGGTGCGTCCCGTGTCCACGTCGGTGACAGGACCTGCATTGGCGGTGACCGGCGCGCTGGAGTGGGCCACCAGCCCACTCTGGAAGGGCGCGGTGCGGGGTGAGCTACGGGCTACCGAGACCAGCGATCAGGTGCTGGGCACCCTCGGGTTCGCGCGCCGCTTGACCGAGAACTCCACAGCTCTGGTCCAGAGTGCGCTGACCAAGGTGCTGGATGGTGGCGCCTTCTACGAGCGCACGCGGCTGGGTCTGGCCTACCGTGGGGATGGGCGCAGCAGTTGGAACCTCCTGGCCCGCTACGAGCACCGCACCGACGACGATCCGTTTGCGGCGGGCGGGCCCCTCGATCATCGGGCTCACGTCTTCTCCAGCCATGTGAACGTGCGGCCTGCGGATCGCCTCACGGTCCGGGGAGAGTGGGCGGCGAAGCGCGCCACCGACATCGTGGGTCCGGCGGAGAGCGAGTTGACCGCACAGCTCCTGGCCGCGCGGGCGACCTGGGATCTGACGTCGAACCTGGACATGGGCGCCATCGGTCGCACGCTGTCGGACGAGGCGCGTCGCCAGTTCGGCCTCGGTGCCGAGCTCGGCGTCAAGGTGTCCGACGGGCTACGGCTGTCGGTCGGGTACAACTGGTTCGGATTCCGGGACGACGATCTCGGGCTCGATCAGTACACCGACAAGGGCCTCTTCGTGGATCTGTCCTGGCGCTTCGACGAAGCCACGTTGGGGCTGAGTGGGACCGAACGACGCGTGGGTGAGCGTGCGAGGACCGAGGGCACGCAGGAGCAGGATCGGTGTCGCTGCACCCCGCCGACCGCTCCCGAGGTGAGGGAGGAAGCGCCGGCGCCGGCAGTTCCGCAACGGGAGCCGCGTGCCGCCGCGCCCGCACCGGTGCCGGAGGAGACGCCGGAGGCGGACACAACGCAGGTGGTCCGGACGTTGGTGGTGCCCAATGTGGTCCACTTCGCGTTCGACCGCGCCGAGTTGGATGCTGCGAGTCGTCGGGTGCTGGACGAGGTCGTGGCGGTCCTGGAGGCAGAGCCGCTCGTGACCGTCGCACTCTACGGCCACACGGACGTGCGCGGCTCCGACGACTACAATGCGGCGCTGGGGCAGAGGCGCGCTCGCGCGGTGCGCGAATACCTGGTTGCGCAGGGCATCGCGCCCGCGCGGCTACGCGAGATCTCGAGGGGTGAGGGGGAGAACTACCGCCTCGCCACCGAGGAAGTGGGCCACGCCCTGAACCGTCGTGTCGAGCTTCTCTTCTTCATGCCCGACGGGCTCCAGATCGAGGTGCGCCGCCAGGAAGGCGACCTGAAGGTGCGGGGCAGGCCGTAG